Sequence from the Rutidosis leptorrhynchoides isolate AG116_Rl617_1_P2 chromosome 3, CSIRO_AGI_Rlap_v1, whole genome shotgun sequence genome:
GCATAAAATTTCAGGATCTTACAAATCAGCTTGTAATTCTCTGTCTTTTCTCTTTTTTCAATCCATTCCAACTTCCTCGCCTCAATCAAGTCGACAGTTTCATTTTCCTGCACAATTGTTTCTCGTTTAGCTTGGTTTACGTTTGAATCATCCGTGATACGTTTAATTGCTTCAATTGCCGTGTATTTCAATGAAGGTTACGTTCAATTTTTGCCGTCAATTTCAATTTGGGGAAGACGATGTCTATGTCAAGTGTTGTTGGGCTCTTCAGCCGAATCCTTTTTGGGTTCCGTTTTTATTTGTTGTTCAATGGGCTCATAAGTCCAGTAAACGGCAGGCCTCTTACAACTTCATGTCCTTTAGTCCAGCATCCTAATAGGCCCGGTAATGATTGGTTTTTAAGCCCACTTAAAAATGGGCTTCGTATGTCAATTAGGAGCTTCTGTGTATTCGTTGTTTCTTTCAATTTTCCGTCATCTATTTTGGGCTCAAGGCAATTTGTTTGTTAATCTTCATCGTTCCGATGaaggtttattttatatatatatatatatattttttttggccGAAAAAAAATATCCATAATTTATTTTTTCTAAAGTCGAAAGTCGTCATTCCTTTCTCGTTCCTGCTTCCTCTTCAAAAACTTTAATTAACATTTCCACCATTAAAGCCCTAGAAATTACTTAATTCATACAAAACGCCTTCTCTGCGTTTGCTCATCTTCAATGGCAACAAACCCTGCAAAACACCTTCTACTCGTCTGTAAGTCTTCACGATTCGATTATTTAAAAGTTAGATTTTTTTCATATTACAATCAAATTTATTCATCACCCATTCAACCCCATAATCGTTCAACACAAACCCACCAATCTTTTTGCTTTAATCACCCTAGTTTAACCCAATTGAATAAGCCCTCCCTTTTAGGTTTACACTCTAGGGTTCCTGATCTTAATAACAAATTCTATTGTAcccatggtaatgataataatattatcgaAGATGATAAAACACGTAATCATGTATCTGAATTGAAAAGCCCTGGACTTGCACATGTTGGAGCCGTTGATCCTGTAGAACTTTATCGTAGGCTTAAAGATGGACCAAATTCAAGAAAAATAGAGTTAGAAGAGTTGGATGAACTTAAAGAAATTTTTGGGTGTTTTAGCAGATCTGGTTGGGCTTCAAATCAAGCTCTAGCTATATACATTGGTGCTTCTTTTTTCCCAACTGCTGCTCATAAATTTCAAAACTTTGTCTTTAAAAATTGCGGTCGTGATATCGTCGATCACTTGTTGTCATTGGGTCCCGGTATAGAAGCGGAGCGGTTTCTTTTTCCTATATTTGTCGAATTCTGTTTAGAACAGTTCCCTGATGAGATTAAGAAATTTAGGGCTATGATTTCGTCTGCAGACTTAACAAAACCCGAGACATGGTTCCCGTTTGCTAGGGCCATTAAGCGTAAGATTGTATACCATTGTGGCCCAACCAATAGTGGTAAGACTTATAATGCTTTGCAAAGATTTATGGAAGCAAAAAAGGGTGTTTATTGCAGTCCTCTTCGGCTTTTAGCTATGGAAGTTTTTGATAAGGTTAATTCGTCAGGTGTGTATTGTAGTTTACTTACGGGTCAAGAAAAAAAGTATGTTCCTTTCGGGAATCATACTGCTTGCACGGTTGAAATGGTTTCTACGGATGAGTTGTATGAAGTGGCTGTTATTGATGAAATTCAAATGATGTCAGATTTGTATAGAGGGTACGCGTGGACTCGCGCTTTGCTCGGTATACAAGCTGACGAGATACATTTATGTGGGGACCCGAGTGTATTAGGTATCGTTAGAAAAATTTGTCAAGAAACTGGCGATGAATTGATTGAAAACCATTATGGAAGATTCAAACCTTTAGTGGTTGAATCCAAGACTTTATTAGGAGACATTAGAAAAGTTCGTTCGGGTGATTGTGTTGTTGCGTTTTCAAGAAGAGAGATATTTGAAGTAAAACTAGCTATCGAAAAGCACACGAATCATAAATGTTGTGTTATCTACGGTGCATTGCCTCCCGAAACTCGTAGGCACCAAGCTAATTTGTTTAACGAACAAGATAACGAGTATGACATTTTGGTTGCAAGTGATGCAGTCGGAATGGGGTTAAATCTCAATATAAGACGGATTGTTTTTTATAGTCTTTCAAAATACAATGGTGATAAAATCTTGCCCGTACCCGCATCACAAGTGAAGCAAATAGCGGGTCGGGCGGGTCGTAGAGGTAGTATATACCCTGACGGGCTTACAACCACTTTACATTTAGAAGATTTGGATTACTTAATAGAATGTTTACAGAAACCGTTCGATGATGTAACCAAAGTTGGCTTGTTCCCATTTTACGAGCAAGTGGAATTATTTGCTAGTAAAATTGCAGATGTTACTTTTTCCCAATTACTTCAAAAATTCGGTGAAAATTGTCGTTTGGACGGATCATACTTTTTGTGCAAACACGATCACATAAAAAAGGTTGCTAATATGTTGGAGAAAGTAGAAGGATTATCTCTTGAAGACCGTTTTAACTTTTGTTTTGCTCCGGTTAATATTAGGGACCCAAAAGCGATGTATCATTTATTAAGATTTGCTCAATCGTATTCTGAGAACGTACCTGTTAATTTATATATGGGTATGCCAAAATGTTCTGCCCGAAATGATACAGAGTTGTTAGATCTTGAAACTAAGCATCAAGTTGTGTCTATGTATTTATGGCTGTCGAATCATTTTAAGGAGGAAACGTTTCCGTATGTCAAAAAAGCCGAAGCCATGGCAACTGATATTGCAGAGTTATTAGGTCAATCGCTTATTAAAGCGAGCTGGAAACCTGAATCGAGAAATCAAGGGAAAAAGTCAAACGATAAGGAGGATGGTTTTGATAGACCAAGATCTTTGGTTAAGCTGCAAGAAAAgtaagtttattattttttttaattttctattttttGTTAACATGTTGATTGTTGGTTTTAAATGAATGATGCTAAAGTTGTTTACTTTTTTCTGTTTTCGTCAATTATATTGCAGGAAAAGGCAAGAAAAGAATTTACATGATCTAGAGAAGGTAACTGTATGAGATTATTATGGTGTACTTTAGTCTTCAGCTTTAGCAAAAGCTTAAATTTTTTATATTTGGAAGAGTTGAGTTTATGTGTACTTGTACTATGAAAACCATGAGAAATTAATTAGCTTTGTAATGCATTATCCTTTAAGTGCAGTTGTGATTTAATTGCTCATATGTTTGTTATTCATCCATTTGCTGGTGGTGTGGATTTTACTTTATTATCTATATAAAGTATAGTAAGGTTTGGATTGTACTAACACTAACACAAATGTCAGTTTTCTTTTTATTGTAATTCAGTATCAATGAATTTTGCTGTGGTTAATGCTCACTTAAGAATAAAGGATAATTTAGTTAATACATTAGGATCTTTTATTTATTAGATTCAACAATGATGAGGGGTATGACAGTTTAATTTCATGATGAGGGATATTCCTTTTCAAATtgcatattttctgtttttatgtaAAGAAAATTGCCTCAAGTTTAATTTGCATCTTTAGGAAGAAGATATTGAATCTGATGCTAATGGTACAGCTGGTATATAAAGGATGGTAATCAAGGGAATGATGAAATGATGCAAGATGGTGAGTGCAAATATTAAAATCAAAAGTCAAATGTTTAATCTGCTGTTTTGGTATGACAGTTTGAATTATTTAAGTCAAACTCTTGATTTTTGGTATTTTTTGGTGGTATTGGATGTTATTTGATGGCAATCATTATGATAGTATTGTTAAGTGACTTTTAGTGGTCAAACTGCCATCGTTTTGGTCTTGGAGAGTATTTGGATTTTGGATGGTTTTTATGAGATTTATATGGGATTTAAAGAATTTTGTATTGGA
This genomic interval carries:
- the LOC139896660 gene encoding DExH-box ATP-dependent RNA helicase DExH18, mitochondrial-like; its protein translation is MATNPAKHLLLVCKSSRFDYLKVRFFSYYNQIYSSPIQPHNRSTQTHQSFCFNHPSLTQLNKPSLLGLHSRVPDLNNKFYCTHGNDNNIIEDDKTRNHVSELKSPGLAHVGAVDPVELYRRLKDGPNSRKIELEELDELKEIFGCFSRSGWASNQALAIYIGASFFPTAAHKFQNFVFKNCGRDIVDHLLSLGPGIEAERFLFPIFVEFCLEQFPDEIKKFRAMISSADLTKPETWFPFARAIKRKIVYHCGPTNSGKTYNALQRFMEAKKGVYCSPLRLLAMEVFDKVNSSGVYCSLLTGQEKKYVPFGNHTACTVEMVSTDELYEVAVIDEIQMMSDLYRGYAWTRALLGIQADEIHLCGDPSVLGIVRKICQETGDELIENHYGRFKPLVVESKTLLGDIRKVRSGDCVVAFSRREIFEVKLAIEKHTNHKCCVIYGALPPETRRHQANLFNEQDNEYDILVASDAVGMGLNLNIRRIVFYSLSKYNGDKILPVPASQVKQIAGRAGRRGSIYPDGLTTTLHLEDLDYLIECLQKPFDDVTKVGLFPFYEQVELFASKIADVTFSQLLQKFGENCRLDGSYFLCKHDHIKKVANMLEKVEGLSLEDRFNFCFAPVNIRDPKAMYHLLRFAQSYSENVPVNLYMGMPKCSARNDTELLDLETKHQVVSMYLWLSNHFKEETFPYVKKAEAMATDIAELLGQSLIKASWKPESRNQGKKSNDKEDGFDRPRSLVKLQEKKRQEKNLHDLEKVTV